atctaagtAAAGTGAAAAGGTGATGTGAGATGCGCGAGAGTGGATGAAACTGTTCGAGTAAACGCGAAGGAATCAACCGGTCTACGAAGACTCCGACTTCTATATAGTCTCGCTGGGATGGTATATAGAGGACCGATGTAATTACCCGTAGCAGACCAGCCTGCCACCGGTTGCCTACTTTTAAAGTAATTCCACctgaggagagagagagagagagagagagaaatagaaagagagaaaaaaagggagagagagagagagagagagagagagagagagagagtaaaccCCCTCAAGGATATTATCGGAGTTGAAGAATGCGCGACTCTGGCGTAACCATATTATAAAATCCCACTAGGAAGCTGCCCTCCTTCGTTAACACGCTCATAGATTTAATCTTTCAACAACAATGGTATTAGTAAAAATTACTTTtggtagaagagagagagagagagagagagagaattatgaaaacgataatattacaaatttatcgGTTTTTCGAGAAATCCGTCCGGTGAAATCGTCTAACGAGATCCTCGAAATGttcgacagagagagagagagagagagagagagagagaggggaggtagggagggaaagagaggaggaagaaagaaaggagctgagagagagagagacagacagacagatagatagaggcagagagagagagagagagagagagagagagagagagtgagagagagattacaCAAGAGACATTCGTTAGATCTTTACAAAGATTCACGagtcctttttatcttttaaaaatgtgtCCATTTATTCAGTTTGAATGAATCGTCCAATGTCGGATACTTTCAACGACAATCGTATGCTTTGACATAAAACAGTTCATTCATGATTCATATTCATTGTGATATAGAAAGTGGAAAGAAGAAGTGGGATCAACTGTGATAGGAttcctcttcttatttttttttttttccttcttttttttctttttcttttttctcttctttccaatTAAATGTCATCAAACGTAAATGATAATGGacatttaattcgatttaaaacTTATCGATGAGATCTTatcaaatatgaaaatttttataatgataaaaaaatttcatgataaacgagatattattatactttactcaattttcaattatactttattaacTCGACAAacaaaatcgtatatatttataatgattatatatagtaataattttattaaataaaaattaatctttaacTAGTAAAATTAAcgttgaataattttcaattgtttCATATTGATGGCCTCttaaatatgattttcatgtatataatattagatcaAGGAATTAACGTGTACGTGATTTTTACACGATGGCGAAACGTTGATTAGGAAAGAGGTGTGTCTGATTTCCATCTATAATGGTCCCTAactatcgataattatattcgCAAACTGTATTTAAACTTTAACCATTATGCGTCATTATACGGAAACGCGTTTGAATGAGTTCGAAGGAGGCATCGTAAAGATTTAGAAATCTCCTtcattttctctgttttttttcttcttcttcttcttcttcttcttctttttttctttttcttttatatttatttattttctttcatttttccttttatttctcttattacaCCACGTCATCCCTCGTCCCGCATTGCTTCTCATCGATCTTTTCAATCTAACATTGTATGTTTCTTAATCAACgagattaaagaaagaagatttcattataaaactCGATCTCgaacaatatttcatttgtcTATCAATcgattgtatatttttcttttttctttttttattattattattatttagattaatACGTTAATCTAAGTAATAGATTAATTTGagaactttaaaaaaaaatatttggtcTCATTAAGTACGAAGTGTACggatcaataaaaattatacagtgtagttattattattattattttatatgtatgtatatatatatatatatatatatatatatatatatatatatatagatggatatatatacacatatatatacacaaatatttGCTAATTGTATCGACgatgatttctctctctctttctttctcttgttcgctctctctctctctctctctctctctctctctttctcgctctcttttcatgcctatcaataataattttaaataattaattgaaataaatattacttaacatatattaataaaacgagaAGTGCGTAGTTGCGATTGAAATCGGACGTAATAATCGTATTTCATGGAAAcgatttctttattccttATCTCAGGGCACGTTCGAATTCGTGACGcaaattcttcctttctccgtatgtacatacgatatatgtacttccgctttttttttttattcgagagagagagagagagagagagagagagagagggaaagagagagggagagagagaaagagagaatttaaaagtcctaacgaaataattcttttgtatCACGCGATTATTCtccgaataataataataataataataataataataataataataataataataataataatatcaataataatagtaataataataatcgttgatCGTGAAaagtcgattaattttatgacATGTGAACGCCCCTTAATGTTCATCGTCGAAGTAGTGTAACAGCCTTTATGATCAGACACAAAGTACATTATCATAATAGCTGACGAAAATCGGTTCACTTATCGATTCATCTATGAGTGAACGAATTTTaagtttcaataaaaaaaaaaaaaaaaaaaaaaaaaagaaagacaaaagaaaaaagaaaaaataaaaataaaaaaataaataaaaccaagtataaatcaaataagaaattcgagagaataaaattagaTAGGAGGGTTAGAGAAACGTTGCGATTTACTAATGCGTTCTTTGGCTCCTGCGTAAAGGATGCTGCGGGTGCGGCCATGAACTTTCACGCTAGACCGAGCACACGACGGTATCAAGAATATAAATCTCTGAagcattcatttttcttttttttttctttttttttttcctttctttcaacgGTTATTGTGGAAAGCCACGAATCCGCATTTTTATGAAAGCCGTCGGATATCACGGAAATGTATATTTCCGATAGATCCGCATGAAATTGTTCCgccgaaagagaaaaaggaatatttaacGAGAGAACGTACGGGTGAAAGTCGATTGTGAGTATATCCCACGTGGCACGGAGTAAAGAACATGATTTAGCATGTTATTCCATGCTGAAAATATTGCGAGCAATAACTTGGTATTCTCGTGAAAAGTACGAGAGGATAgatacgattttttctttctttctttctttttttttttttttttcaattcgtcGAGTTTACATCGTATCATCGTAAATCcatcgaaaaatttcatcattatcgtataatatatttaagaatacgTTGCAttggattaattttaaaatatcgcGCGTAACTGTCCGGTTAATCGAGATCACTGATTTCATCACGATTTGTGATACGCCATACGTAGAGAATGTATTTGCGCAAACGTTCTATTTCGAGATATACCGTATATAAAAGGTGGAAAGTACATTGCTCACTTCTGCGAATCAATTCTATGCGTCATTGAAAGATATTCGATAGATCCCTACATTATCCATGCATGATaaaggtaagaaaaatttctactttatcgatcgtaggaaagaaaaaaaataaaaggcatTGTTTTACCATACGTCGgtaataaagggaaaaaactGATCGTTCCTTTGTTACCGATGGTGAAAAATCGCGATTGCAAAATACATCCGATGCATCTCGGTAGATCGTCGTAGGGGCACGAGATGCAAAGTGCAAATAAGCAAACACGCGAGGGCGAGCATCAAGGTCTTCCCGTGGTACCAGATCCGCTATATCTCTCATATAAAACGACGAGTTCACCTATCCCGCGATCATTCCtattcttctctccttcctttaaAGTCTCAACATGTTCGTTGTTCGAATTTCACTCGTAAGTTACTTCCTCTTGTATactacgtaataataataataataatattaataataataataataataataataataataataataataataataataataataataataataataagaaaagaaaattgaaaaaagcaacattataatttcattaacattttttgtttatatcttaaaaaaaaaaaaaaatgagaagtaTATTTGTCCTTTACTTGTAAATTTCACTCGTAAGTTACTTCTTTTTGTATAGtatatactactactactactactactactactactactaataataataataataataataataataataataataataataataataataataataaaagaaaattgaaaaaaaacagcattataatttcattaacattttttgtttatcttaaaaaaaaaaaaaaaaaaaaaaaaaaaaaaaaaagaatgagaagtaTATTTGTCCTTTACTTGTTCAGGTATCATTGGTATACTTTGTCGTACTGACAAGCTGTCAGTATCAACAGGAACCCCAACAAGCAGCGATTTTAAGCGACGCAAGATATCTAGCAGGTGATGGTACTTTCGGTTCAGCTTATACACAAGAAGATGGAGTCGAgtttaaagaagaaagtgaCATTAACGGTGATCGACGTGGCTCTTATTCTTACGTAGATCCAACCGGACAAAGGCGTACAGTGACATACACAGCCGGAAAGAATGGATTTCAGgtagaagataataacgaaataatgatcgagttaaaacatttatggaacaatttgaaattgattattgcattattattttgaataggCAACTGGTGATCACATTCCCGTACCGCCACCACAAATACCACCGCAACCGGAGTACGTGCCATTACCACAGTATAATCCTCCTGACTATAAACCACCAGCCGCTTATAGGACTCCAGTACCATCCCCACCAGTATACAAGAGTTCAAATCCAGCGCAGTATCAAACACGAACCGAACCGGAATATGAGCCACGAGCCGTCTATCAGCCTCAATCTCAGCCCCAACCCCAACCCCAACACCAACCCCAATATCAATATCGTCCACAGACACGATACACGTCACCGGATGTCCAATCTATACCCTCGTTTAACCCTCGACCACAGTATCAACCTACACAAGGAGCACCCATTCAAAGATACAACGAAATTACAACGCCACCGCCCCACAGATTCTATCCACCGGGAAAGCTTAATTTCAATAGGACACCCGATGGATTTTCTTATACCTTCAGTAAGAGTTAagattaaatatcgattaactttatatacaataatactttttcatttaaaaaaaaaatacaggaTATTAAAGGTATTATTGTACGATTAATAAGTCGTAAAatgtcgatcgataaattaaacgataagACTAAACGATTACTTTTCCATGAATTTTCAATTCGATTAAGATaaatttagataatatttatataaaaaaaagatcaacgaaatcgatatgcatatatatatatatatatatgtatatatatatatatacctttcttGCGTTATTGTGATCATTGtcgacgaataaatatatcgaataataatttcgaagatttgcttttttttttttttatctttttctttttctttcttttttcttacaacgAAAACCACACCCGTATCTATGGATTACCATTCTTCTCATCGGGTCAGGCTCACTTTCATCCCGTAACCTTTTAAGCCGAACGATTTCGTAACGTATTAAATCATTCCTGGGAACTATCTTGATACTAAACGTGCTTATGTATATTAACTCAACGGCAAACAACGACGACGCTCACGTTTACAATCGGGAATATCACGAGTTTGCCTGGCATTATTGGAACCAAACGTTATTAACCAAATCATATGGTACATATGAATGGAtagaatagagagatagaaatcaATATTAGATCTTATAATATGTtagatttaagaaaaatattaaattgaaatgatttttcaatttcgtaCGTGATCAAAACTAAACgattctaattttataaatgtactATCTAATTTCACATGTTACAATTAGATCATACagagatcatatatatatatatatatataatacaataataataatatattacatacatatatatatatatatatatatatatatatatactagtaatatatgttatatatatatatatatatatatatatatatatatatatatatatatacatatagacacCGTTAGAATAAAGCTCGCGGAAGAAAAGTGAGAGATCATTTGTCACATTAGAACAGACATTGTCTAACATTGTCTAATGACAATACATTGATATCAGATGATCGAGAAGTATAAATGTGTTTTACTTGTGATGACGTCAAGAGGTCGGAAAAATGTATTGATATACTTGTGACAGGGGTGCGGCTTGCTTAGTCCACCGCAAGGTGAACTACCTCCTTTCAGAAACAGGAACTTGGTAGTCTCTCTCAGTTAGGTGGGCCGTAAAAGAAATGCATAccataacacacacacacacacacatacacacgcacatagaCGTTAGTTATTTCGTTGTCACGTTGATCGTCggacttctttctttttcttcccttttatcatctttctttttatcctttttattctttttaccaTTAGCTCTTACTTTTCTCcgatcttttccctttttttttcctttctttgcttttttttttctttttctttttttttttttttttttttttttttttaacacccTTTGTCCTTCGAACACGCGAAGAACAAGCCCGactgaaaaataaacgaaataaattaaaaaaaaaaaatgtatgacagatagattgaaaattttcctaaattactttttgctcgcgttttatttataaaggtATATTTGATTATAGTATACATTTCGTTTCATCGATTAATGGCAGTAATAATTATGACCTGATTTCTGATTAGCTGTTTGCGCGCGTGACATCGACGgtacatataaaagaaaaaaaaaaaaaaaaaaaaaaaagaaagaaagactatTTCTAAAACAGCTCCTTAATTTAAGAGacaataaaggaaatattaattcgCTTATCTCCGTGTAATATTGAGAGAAACTAATggtaaaaatgaatgaatgaaacaagtaaataataataataataataataataaaaaaaaaaaaaaaagaaaaaagaaaagaaaaaaagaaaaaaaaagaaaaaaggaaaaacaagagaaaaaaagaataatcatagagagagagagagagagagagagagagagagagagagagagagagagagagagagggagggagggagagagagagagaggaaacacTTCCTCGAAATTAGCTAagttttatgtaaaattttttaaacgacgCTTTGTCTGTGCCTCCCCCAAACACGCGAACTAAAAGTAGATTAAAAGTTTTCGATAAAAAggcactatatatatatatacgtaaatatatatatatgtatacgtgtatacttCTATGTATCTGACGAATCAAATTCAgaagaatatcttttttcaattttctattttcctttataatcttctttcttcttctttttcttgtttttttttttttttttttttttttttttttcaatgtaatttcAAGGCATcactgaaatatatttttaatatatatgtatatatatatatatttttttttcctctttttctttttttttttcttttttttttttttttttttttttaaataatcgatctctctctcaattttcAATTGTTCAAATCTTAAAGATTTTCataaacgttaatataataatctatgcCAGGAATCTTATCTAAATATCGTAAAtactttcaaattattatcgaatcatacataatttgtttataatatttgtgtcggatgattatatgaaaaaagacaaaaaaaagaaaaaaaaatggaaaaaaaagaaaaaaaaaagaaaagaaagaaagaaatattaaactaGCGTGTCAATAGGAGGCacgataaatacatttaaataatcatttaattgaattaacagtcgaattaatttatctaatcaTTAAACAGGATTAACGATTAACAATTATTAGTTCTTTGAGagttgtaaaaaatattcagttcgcaattaaaaaattttattcgtaacgATCGAAGGAACAATGAAAGgtattacgaataaaataatatcgatcgattttatgaCTTgtcgaaaacgagagaaaaaaaaaaggaaaagaaaaacaatttcgaaaaaaaaaaaaaaaaaaaaaaaaaaaaaacaaggaaaacgATTGAGACGTTTTACGAATTACTATTTCGTCGACAGGCTATAATagtcttatatttttaattaacaattgttattacaaaataaataataataataataataataatatcatcgacGAAATCATTAATCgtagaatttaattttcattaaacgtatatctttcgaattcatttttttttaatcgtacaaAAGccgacgattaaaaaaaaaaaaaaaaaaagaaaaaaagaagaagaaaaaaaaagaaaaaaaagaaaaaaaggaagaagcacttcgattgttaaatattaattttattcaaagagaaaaaaagaaataaaagaaaaagaaaaagaaataataaaaaaaaaaaaaaaaaggaaaagaattcaACTATTTTTAATTAGCTAGTAAATTAACTACATAAAATGTAATCATGTTTAattgacacacacacacacacacacacacacacacacagagagagagagagagacagacacacacacgcatacgcgcgcgcgtattgcttaattatcgataattattttttttacggcTAAAACGCCActatatacgtacgtgtatgtgtacatatctacgtatgtatgtatgtatgtatatatgtatgtatgtatgtatgtatcaatgtatatatgtaagtacatttctttttctttctctctttttgttgttcttttcttttccgtttttttttccatttttctttttctttttcttttttttcttttttttttttcttttctttttttttttaattcatttccaAATGATtacttaaaagaaaaggaaaaataaaaaagaataaaaaaagtaaaaaaaaaaaaaaaaacgtataaaaaagaatttctaatatctaaataaaacgAGTGTGGTAGGGAGGAAGAATAAGCGCgtcctattatatatatatatatatatatatatataaaaatgtaaaaaagaaagaaagaaagaaagaaagaaagaaagaaagaaagaaataagaagaagaagaaagaaaaaaaaagaatcttattatcgaatgaaatcttcgaaaagaaaaatatatatacatacatatatatatatatatatatatattttttttgttttgactAAAAAACCGTACCAGCTGTTtctgtttcatttttattg
This Vespa velutina chromosome 10, iVesVel2.1, whole genome shotgun sequence DNA region includes the following protein-coding sequences:
- the LOC124952286 gene encoding early nodulin-75, giving the protein MFVVRISLVSLVYFVVLTSCQYQQEPQQAAILSDARYLAGDGTFGSAYTQEDGVEFKEESDINGDRRGSYSYVDPTGQRRTVTYTAGKNGFQATGDHIPVPPPQIPPQPEYVPLPQYNPPDYKPPAAYRTPVPSPPVYKSSNPAQYQTRTEPEYEPRAVYQPQSQPQPQPQHQPQYQYRPQTRYTSPDVQSIPSFNPRPQYQPTQGAPIQRYNEITTPPPHRFYPPGKLNFNRTPDGFSYTFSKS